TGACGACGCTTCTACCCGTGATCTCGGTTCGGCACTCCGCGACGAACGGGAGTACGACCTCGAGGTTCTCCTCGTAGGCTCGCCGGACCGCCCCGACGGAGAGCTCCTCGTCGCCGTCGCGCAGGCGCTCCCAGACGTTCGCCCCCGAGAGCCCGTCGTCGGGCGCGCCGCTCGCGTGGCCCCGGTGGGGGAGCGTGCGGCCGAACTCGCCGATGAAGGGGTAGTGGGGCTGCATGTAGTGGACGAGCAGGCGCTTTTCGGGGAACCGATCGGCGGCCTCGATCGCCGCCGCGGTCACCTCGCGGGGGTGGACCGTCTGGAGGTCGCCGTCCCAGGCATCGAGCAGCGATACCGTCGCGTGGAAGGTGTCCTCGGGCAGCATCGGAGCGAACGGGTTGGCCGTCACGTAGACCGTATCGTGATACCGCTCGCCGGAAAACGTCTCGGAGAGGAACTCCTCGCTGTGGCTCGCGACCGACTGGCGCGATTCGAGCGTACCCGAAAGCGTGGTTTGCCCCGCGAACGTGTCGTACCGACAGCCGTCGAGGATCACGAGCAGGTCCCAGTCCTCGGCCATGACGTCGGTTGCGCGCCGGCGCGGGAGGCGCGCGTGGATCGCCCGGTTGAGGTCGATCCCTCGACGGCGACACTCGTACCGGAGAAGCGTCGGATCGCGGATCGCCTTTCGAACGTGCCGGAGGGAGTATCTCGAGAGGGGCATGTGGAGCGGATTCGACTCACGTTCGACGCCCGGACCGATATAGGTTGCCGGTCCCGCCTCACCTCCGCTCGATTCATTACGACGCGGCCAATACCGATCGGCATGCCACCCAACGTGCTCCTCGTCGTGCTGGACAGCGTCCGCGCGAGAAACACGAGCCTTCACGGCTACGGGCGGGAAACGACGCCGTTTCTGGAGTCGTTCGCCGCGGAATCGACGATGTATACCGCCGCGCGCGCACCGGGAATGACCAGCCTGCCGAGCCACACGAGCGTCTTCACCGGGCTCGCGGTCGAGGAACACGGCGCCCACGACTCGATCCTGCACGGGATCGAGCCCGGCGTCACCGTCTGGGAGCGACTGTGTGAGGAGCGTGAGTACCGGACGGGAGTGTTCTCGTACAACACCAACCTCGTCAGCGAGGGATCGCTTCGTGAGGCCTTCGAACACGTCGAACGGGGCAGCGACGGCCCGTTCGCCGACGGTCGTGACGTCAAGCAGTTCCACGAGGCGACAGACGACGCCTACGTCGGCGACCCGCGCCAGTATCCGGCCTACCTCCGGTTCTGCCTGGAGAGCGACCGGCCGGCACATTCCCTCGCGAACGGGGCGGTCACCAAGCTTCAGCGTCGGTTCACCTCTCCGCGGCTCGACCGGCTTCGCGACCCGGCGGCCGGCGAGTACGTCGACGCGCTGCTCGAGTGGACCGAAAACGACGGGCCGTGGGCCGCGTGTTTGAACCTGATGGACGCCCACCACCCGTACTGTCCGAAACCGGAGCACGACCTGTGGGGCGGGACGGAGCTCCAGCGAAGACAGAGCGAGCTCTCACCTCACCCGTGGATGGTCCACGGCGACCGGGTTTCGACCGACGAGTGGGCCTCCTTCGAGGACCTCTACGACGGGGCGATCCGGCAGGCCGACGCCGCCGTCGGCAGGCTCGTCCGAGCGCTGAAACGCCGCGGGGAGTTCGAGGAGACGCTGGTGGTCGTCACGAGCGACCACGGCGAGGGATTCGGCGAACCCAGTCGCGTCCGGCCCGGCGTGCGGACCGTCGGACACGTCGCCGGGCTCCACGAGCACCTGCTTCACGTCCCGCTGCTCGTCTCGTACCCCGGACAGACCGACGGCGGAGTCGTCGAGGAGTTGGCGAC
The sequence above is a segment of the Halalkalicoccus subterraneus genome. Coding sequences within it:
- a CDS encoding sulfatase; the protein is MPPNVLLVVLDSVRARNTSLHGYGRETTPFLESFAAESTMYTAARAPGMTSLPSHTSVFTGLAVEEHGAHDSILHGIEPGVTVWERLCEEREYRTGVFSYNTNLVSEGSLREAFEHVERGSDGPFADGRDVKQFHEATDDAYVGDPRQYPAYLRFCLESDRPAHSLANGAVTKLQRRFTSPRLDRLRDPAAGEYVDALLEWTENDGPWAACLNLMDAHHPYCPKPEHDLWGGTELQRRQSELSPHPWMVHGDRVSTDEWASFEDLYDGAIRQADAAVGRLVRALKRRGEFEETLVVVTSDHGEGFGEPSRVRPGVRTVGHVAGLHEHLLHVPLLVSYPGQTDGGVVEELATLARFPSVVEAALEDSWRGDEFVPEGPVVASGSNVEDKLKNTERAARFCGDTERFADVVRAVYRREDGETYKYVTWGDDEATVHVEDVRTSERVEHGDPAGEVERAFGALLDAGIVVDRGEGHEVSASTRQHLAELGYV